The following proteins come from a genomic window of Candidatus Methylomirabilota bacterium:
- a CDS encoding amidohydrolase family protein: MQRVGETMRRVLTNATLIDCVNPRPVPGASVTIERGRIVEVLDGSRSPDTRGADVIDLAGGYLLPGLWDVHIHPDYLASTGASVAEQTAVFGYRLTEALTESGVVGVRCAGAAHFMDVAWKRAFDAGQHVGPRVFAAGYFLTTTGGHFLTSGHARECDGPYGFVRAIREQIKNGVDHIKLNLTGGIMGPAWDRHTHSFLLDDELEAAFAICRKRGFPVIAHAANAETVLAAARLGAHSVEHGYAMNAECVESLRVHGTWYVPTLAISHLTPDQARDPWEKRWVEQRNLAPDLCHRADAAADLHRDCFRQALAAGVKMALGSDIRPLKDAALLELGLWVRDGATPWQALLAATRHAAELCGVGGDLGTVEVGKRADLIVVGADPLENIANLRQLRLVFKDGRIVSDKR; encoded by the coding sequence GTGCAACGGGTCGGTGAGACCATGCGCCGGGTCTTGACCAATGCGACCCTGATCGACTGTGTGAATCCGCGGCCGGTGCCCGGCGCCAGCGTGACCATCGAGCGCGGCCGCATCGTGGAGGTGCTCGACGGGAGCCGATCGCCCGATACCCGAGGCGCCGACGTGATCGATCTCGCCGGCGGCTACCTGCTCCCCGGCCTCTGGGACGTGCACATCCATCCCGACTATCTGGCTTCGACCGGCGCCTCGGTGGCCGAGCAGACCGCCGTCTTCGGCTATCGGCTGACGGAGGCGCTGACCGAGAGCGGCGTGGTGGGCGTGCGGTGCGCCGGCGCCGCGCATTTCATGGACGTGGCGTGGAAGCGCGCGTTCGACGCCGGCCAGCACGTCGGCCCGCGCGTCTTCGCGGCCGGCTACTTCCTCACCACCACCGGCGGTCACTTCCTCACCTCCGGCCACGCCCGGGAATGCGACGGGCCGTACGGCTTCGTCCGGGCCATTCGCGAGCAGATCAAGAACGGCGTGGACCACATCAAGCTGAACCTCACCGGCGGCATCATGGGGCCGGCCTGGGATCGCCACACGCACTCGTTCCTGCTCGACGACGAGCTCGAAGCCGCCTTCGCGATCTGCCGCAAGCGCGGCTTCCCGGTCATCGCGCACGCGGCCAACGCGGAGACCGTTCTGGCCGCCGCCCGGCTGGGTGCGCACAGCGTGGAGCACGGCTATGCGATGAACGCGGAGTGCGTGGAGAGCCTGCGCGTCCACGGCACCTGGTACGTGCCGACGCTGGCGATCAGCCACCTCACCCCGGACCAGGCGCGCGACCCGTGGGAGAAGCGCTGGGTCGAGCAGCGCAATCTCGCCCCCGATTTGTGCCATCGCGCCGACGCCGCGGCCGACCTGCACCGCGACTGCTTTCGCCAGGCGCTCGCGGCCGGCGTCAAGATGGCGCTCGGCTCGGACATTCGACCGCTGAAGGACGCCGCGCTGCTCGAGCTGGGCCTCTGGGTGCGGGACGGCGCGACGCCCTGGCAAGCGCTGCTGGCGGCCACGCGTCACGCCGCCGAGCTCTGCGGCGTGGGCGGAGACCTGGGCACCGTGGAGGTGGGCAAGCGCGCCGACCTGATCGTGGTCGGCGCCGACCCGCTGGAGAATATCGCCAACCTGCGTCAGCTTCGGCTTGTCTTCAAGGACGGGCGCATCGTCTCGGACAAGCGCTGA
- a CDS encoding DoxX family protein has protein sequence MATSGKMVWTGRVIAALIALLFLFSAFMKIKGGPEVAEGLRHLGLSESMLVPLAILEASCVVIYLIPPTAVLGAILLTGYIGGAICTHWRVGDPFYLHILLGILVWLALYVRESRLWAVMPLRRS, from the coding sequence GTGGCGACGAGTGGGAAGATGGTATGGACCGGTCGGGTGATCGCGGCCCTGATAGCGCTCCTGTTCCTGTTCAGCGCATTCATGAAGATCAAGGGCGGGCCCGAGGTGGCGGAAGGGCTGCGGCATCTGGGCCTGTCCGAATCGATGCTCGTGCCGCTGGCGATCCTCGAAGCCTCCTGCGTGGTCATCTACCTCATTCCGCCCACCGCGGTGCTGGGAGCGATTCTTCTCACCGGGTATATCGGCGGAGCGATATGCACGCACTGGCGAGTCGGCGATCCGTTCTACCTCCATATCCTGCTCGGAATCCTCGTATGGCTCGCCCTCTATGTCCGGGAGAGCCGGCTCTGGGCGGTGATGCCGCTCAGAAGATCTTGA